The following proteins come from a genomic window of Canis aureus isolate CA01 chromosome 3, VMU_Caureus_v.1.0, whole genome shotgun sequence:
- the CYB5RL gene encoding NADH-cytochrome b5 reductase-like isoform X3, which yields MKLESCPSRLSPETFLAFRISAMDRLTEDTYRVRFAVPRNSQLGLRPGQHLILRGKVDDLEIQRAYTPISPANAEGYFEVLIKCYETGLMSRYVKSWSTGDTTFWRGPFGDFFYKPNQMDIVAALRLAYEHLSMCSFQTLSDPTQGHRQHGELLMLASGTGLAPMVPVLQSITDNAEDETFVTLVGCFKTFEGIYLKTFLQEQARFWNVRTFFVLSQENSLEKLPWSYREKTRFGRLAQDLIEELVSSCRRKPFALVCGSAEFTKDMARCLLCAGLAEDSYFLF from the exons ATGAAGCTTGAG AGCTGCCCATCTAGGCTGAGCCCAGAGACCTTCCTGGCTTTCCGCATCAGTGCCATGGACAGACTCACCGAGGACACTTACCGTGTTCGGTTTGCGGTCCCCAGGAACAGCCAGCTCGGCCTGCGGCCTGGCCAGCACCTCATCCTACG aggGAAGGTGGATGACTTAGAAATTCAGAGAGCCTATACACCCATCAGCCCTGCCAATGCAGAAGGGTACTTTGAAGTTTTAATCAAG TGCTACGAGACTGGGCTGATGTCCCGGTATGTCAAGTCCTGGAGTACAGGAGACACAACCTTCTGGCGAGGACCTTTCGGCGACTTCTTCTATAAACCAAACCAG ATGGATATCGTGGCAGCCCTGAGACTGGCATATGAGCATCTGTCCATGTGTTCCTTCCAGACACTCTCAGACCCCACCCAGGGCCACAGACAG CACGGTGAGCTCCTCATGCTGGCATCGGGCACTGGCCTGGCCCCCATGGTGCCAGTCCTGCAGAGCATAACAGACAACGCAGAGGACGAGACCTTCGTCACCCTGGTCGGCTGCTTCAAGACCTTCGAGGGTATCTACCTGAAAACCTTCCTCCAGGAGCAGGCCCGTTTCTGGAACGTCCGAACCTTCTTTGTACTCAGCCAG GAGAACTCCCTGGAGAAGCTTCCCTGGAGCTACCGGGAGAAGACCCGCTTTGGCCGCCTGGCCCAGGACCTGATTGAAGAGCTGGTCAGCTCCTGCCGGAGAAAGCCATTTGCATTGGTCTGTGGCTCAGCCGAGTTTACCAAGGACATGGCCAGGTGCCTGCTGTGTGCAGGCCTAGCCGAGGACTCCTACTTCCTCTTTTAG
- the CYB5RL gene encoding NADH-cytochrome b5 reductase-like isoform X2: MTDENEENDDEGAWLQLRPVEPLPSQCCGSGCSPCVFDLYHRELARWEAARASKDRSLLNGEEPQSCPSRLSPETFLAFRISAMDRLTEDTYRVRFAVPRNSQLGLRPGQHLILRGKVDDLEIQRAYTPISPANAEGYFEVLIKCYETGLMSRYVKSWSTGDTTFWRGPFGDFFYKPNQHGELLMLASGTGLAPMVPVLQSITDNAEDETFVTLVGCFKTFEGIYLKTFLQEQARFWNVRTFFVLSQENSLEKLPWSYREKTRFGRLAQDLIEELVSSCRRKPFALVCGSAEFTKDMARCLLCAGLAEDSYFLF, from the exons ATGACGGATGAGAATGAGGAGAATGATGATGAGGGAGCCTGGCTGCAGCTTCGGCCGGTGGAGCCCTTGCCCTCTCAATGCTGTGGCAGTGGCTGCTCACCTTGTGTGTTTGACCTCTATCACCGAGAGCTGGCAAGGTGGGAGGCAGCCCGAGCCAGCAAGGACAGGAGCCTTCTGAATGGGGAGGAGCCACAG AGCTGCCCATCTAGGCTGAGCCCAGAGACCTTCCTGGCTTTCCGCATCAGTGCCATGGACAGACTCACCGAGGACACTTACCGTGTTCGGTTTGCGGTCCCCAGGAACAGCCAGCTCGGCCTGCGGCCTGGCCAGCACCTCATCCTACG aggGAAGGTGGATGACTTAGAAATTCAGAGAGCCTATACACCCATCAGCCCTGCCAATGCAGAAGGGTACTTTGAAGTTTTAATCAAG TGCTACGAGACTGGGCTGATGTCCCGGTATGTCAAGTCCTGGAGTACAGGAGACACAACCTTCTGGCGAGGACCTTTCGGCGACTTCTTCTATAAACCAAACCAG CACGGTGAGCTCCTCATGCTGGCATCGGGCACTGGCCTGGCCCCCATGGTGCCAGTCCTGCAGAGCATAACAGACAACGCAGAGGACGAGACCTTCGTCACCCTGGTCGGCTGCTTCAAGACCTTCGAGGGTATCTACCTGAAAACCTTCCTCCAGGAGCAGGCCCGTTTCTGGAACGTCCGAACCTTCTTTGTACTCAGCCAG GAGAACTCCCTGGAGAAGCTTCCCTGGAGCTACCGGGAGAAGACCCGCTTTGGCCGCCTGGCCCAGGACCTGATTGAAGAGCTGGTCAGCTCCTGCCGGAGAAAGCCATTTGCATTGGTCTGTGGCTCAGCCGAGTTTACCAAGGACATGGCCAGGTGCCTGCTGTGTGCAGGCCTAGCCGAGGACTCCTACTTCCTCTTTTAG
- the CYB5RL gene encoding NADH-cytochrome b5 reductase-like isoform X1, with protein MTDENEENDDEGAWLQLRPVEPLPSQCCGSGCSPCVFDLYHRELARWEAARASKDRSLLNGEEPQSCPSRLSPETFLAFRISAMDRLTEDTYRVRFAVPRNSQLGLRPGQHLILRGKVDDLEIQRAYTPISPANAEGYFEVLIKCYETGLMSRYVKSWSTGDTTFWRGPFGDFFYKPNQMDIVAALRLAYEHLSMCSFQTLSDPTQGHRQHGELLMLASGTGLAPMVPVLQSITDNAEDETFVTLVGCFKTFEGIYLKTFLQEQARFWNVRTFFVLSQENSLEKLPWSYREKTRFGRLAQDLIEELVSSCRRKPFALVCGSAEFTKDMARCLLCAGLAEDSYFLF; from the exons ATGACGGATGAGAATGAGGAGAATGATGATGAGGGAGCCTGGCTGCAGCTTCGGCCGGTGGAGCCCTTGCCCTCTCAATGCTGTGGCAGTGGCTGCTCACCTTGTGTGTTTGACCTCTATCACCGAGAGCTGGCAAGGTGGGAGGCAGCCCGAGCCAGCAAGGACAGGAGCCTTCTGAATGGGGAGGAGCCACAG AGCTGCCCATCTAGGCTGAGCCCAGAGACCTTCCTGGCTTTCCGCATCAGTGCCATGGACAGACTCACCGAGGACACTTACCGTGTTCGGTTTGCGGTCCCCAGGAACAGCCAGCTCGGCCTGCGGCCTGGCCAGCACCTCATCCTACG aggGAAGGTGGATGACTTAGAAATTCAGAGAGCCTATACACCCATCAGCCCTGCCAATGCAGAAGGGTACTTTGAAGTTTTAATCAAG TGCTACGAGACTGGGCTGATGTCCCGGTATGTCAAGTCCTGGAGTACAGGAGACACAACCTTCTGGCGAGGACCTTTCGGCGACTTCTTCTATAAACCAAACCAG ATGGATATCGTGGCAGCCCTGAGACTGGCATATGAGCATCTGTCCATGTGTTCCTTCCAGACACTCTCAGACCCCACCCAGGGCCACAGACAG CACGGTGAGCTCCTCATGCTGGCATCGGGCACTGGCCTGGCCCCCATGGTGCCAGTCCTGCAGAGCATAACAGACAACGCAGAGGACGAGACCTTCGTCACCCTGGTCGGCTGCTTCAAGACCTTCGAGGGTATCTACCTGAAAACCTTCCTCCAGGAGCAGGCCCGTTTCTGGAACGTCCGAACCTTCTTTGTACTCAGCCAG GAGAACTCCCTGGAGAAGCTTCCCTGGAGCTACCGGGAGAAGACCCGCTTTGGCCGCCTGGCCCAGGACCTGATTGAAGAGCTGGTCAGCTCCTGCCGGAGAAAGCCATTTGCATTGGTCTGTGGCTCAGCCGAGTTTACCAAGGACATGGCCAGGTGCCTGCTGTGTGCAGGCCTAGCCGAGGACTCCTACTTCCTCTTTTAG